The sequence CCCGTCCATGCTGCTGCGCCGGTCCGAGCTGCTGCGCCGCGGCGGGAAGAACGGGAACATGCAGTCGCTCAACGTGTCGTGCGCGTCCGAGGCGTCCGACGACTCCTTCTGCAGCCGGGCGTCCACCGGCAGGATCGGCCGGCCAGCGGGGGCGGCTGCCCGGCGGAGGGCGGCCGCCGGGTCGTCGGCGGGGCCCCCTTCCGCTCGGAAGGCTGCCAGCGTTGCGCCGGACGGTGCAGGAGCAGCTGCTGCGGTGGTGCTGGGTTCGATGATCGGAGAACCTGCGGCGGCGCCGgggccgccgaggtgtccctggGTGACCCGTAACACCGGTAGGTGCTCCAAATTAATCCCGACACTAATCATGTGATTATGGCTTCTTTTCATTAAGGCAAGGACAAATTAAAGGGGATGCTAAATGCAGTTAGTATACAAGTGGATAATCATGCTTTCTCCTTTTGCTATCATGCATGCTATTAATTTGCTATGATATATAATCGGTAGCTCATTTTCTAGCTACGAATAGCAAGTACTCACACAATTAGTACTCTCTATACCCTAATACTAGGAATGGCAAGTACTCACATAATCTGCTATGCTATGTACTCTTTGGCGTACCCTCTATACCCTAAATACCCTAATAGTAGTACTACTAATCAATGAATTTGCACAAATCCGCCCCACTTACCCCTAAAAAAATGCAAATTCTTTTTATTTTATGCACTAAACCAACATTGAAGTAGTCTTCAATGACTCAAAGCATAACTTCCACCAGAAATTCAGTTTCTCTTCGAACATAATTATAAATGTAACTTGCGCATATGATTTTCACATATCGAGCTTGAATATATTTTAGAAAAATACCAGTAGTCAAGAAAATTAAAATTTGTAAAAAGGGAAAACACTTTTTTGGGACAATGTCTAAATGATGGCTTTTGAGAACTAGGGGAAGTAATGTATAGTAAGTGCCGTCAATATATGGCAGACAGTTACTAATTAAGGATGCACGAGGTCTTGAAGAGCTTAATAAGTAAAAGAGAAAGGATAAATTGATCAGTCATCAAGACCTCATGCACCATCATTAGTAACCGTCAGCCAGTATATTCAGCCGTACGTACTATCTACTCCTAGCTAGCTTAAAATTTACACAACTCTACACGGGGCCTTTCTTTATCAAAGCTACCCTGCCCTAGCTATAACTTTTTGGACCAAGACTATGAGTGGTTGCGACTTGTGATGTTTCCTAagtatatatacacatacatatacCCCTCAAAGCAATATATCCGATTTCCTCACGTTTTCAGAATACAGCACTGCGTCTGCTACAGAATTGTACAtcgtattttccatgctagatcaCGTCTATCGCACTGTACGTACGTACTCATGAGAGACCCTCGTTGCCTCCGTCTATATCAGCTTGTGAACCCACGTCCAAAATGAGACCGCTttgtaatatactccctccgtccgaaaatacttgtcatcaaaatggataaaaaggatgtatctattttcggacggagggagtagctgtctCAAATAATCTCGAATAATGATACCGCTGCTGCATTGACATAGTAAGCTGCCAAGCAGTGGCCTGTGCTTGCGTATTATTGCGCTGACGTGAACGTTTTACCTCTCCCAGGAGAAAGAGAAAACACCTCCAGTATCTTGTACTACTACTGCTATAATTAGCATTAATCTAGGAGGCGATGATTGTGATTAATTAGATCATATGGCCTCAGAGACGTTTGGTGGCGCTGCACAATTGACAAATGCGCAATTTAATATAAAGATGCACTCAGATGTTTGGTGGCGCGTCCGCTATCCGGCGAGTACTTGTCAATTTTATCTCCCCAAAGAATTCCTCCCATTGCCCACTAGCTTGTCGGCACAATATTTCTGAAATCTAATCAAGTTGTTAAACCCTCGACTTAACAAAACCAAGTGGCATGAGCTCCTTTGTAGTAGTCCTTAACCAGAGAGTAGGTGTTTCAATGTAATTGGTCAGTCACAAAATTTAGGTGCAAACACAAATTCAGTGTGGTAAGCAGGGCTTAGCTTGGCCTGAAATTTTTCGCATTAGGTCGCAAACTTGCGAtgcggaggaggtcgatgatggtgGCCTGGGGCTTTCAATCTCTATGTTCCAAGAAAAGAATGGCGTCCCAGGCCCCAGGATATatatcttttcttctttctttgttCCTTTTCTCTTGGTGGTGATACTGATGTGCTTATCATTGCTCTCCCCTTTAAATTTATGCCAGTTGAGCTTTGCATCTTTTCTGCAGCGCATTAGGCAGCGGAAACGTATTTAATTGCTCCGGTTGTGCTCCATTGACAGTTccctaaggctggtcacaatgggcaagaacataagctagtaacttacacacttctctagactatgttactacctccatagtgggtaggaacatctatgtagtgtcatgaaatgatgtatttattaggttatagactcattgtttcttgaagtgtgtgatgttccgataacttagctagttaccacaagcacctctttctttattaaatatgtgccacataagcaaagttgtatcggagtgtgtgatgttactcctaagttcctccccattgtgaccagcctaatgGTGTTAATCTGCTTGCAGCTTTAATCTTCCTATAGTTAGGTTTTTGTGCCATTATTTAGTTTCACGTACTTTAGCAAGAGCGTAGGACGACAAGAGAACCGTACAAACTACCACATAGTACTTGTTTGCAGCATTGGAAAAGATGTGTTGCCTTTCATACCCAACAGTAGTACCTGATGATGTCTGCTGATCATACACCTAATTAACTGTTAAGCTGGGACCTCTGCCCTTTTGGACAAAAAAATATTCTGGTCACTGTTGCCGTCTCATCAAAATGTACACTCTCGTCCTTGCTCCAATCTCGCATACTTTCTAGGATCTTCAACTTTCCGTTGGAATCACACCTTGTTTTCCACCTGACTAATGAAACCTTTGGTTTTACTAATGAAATCTTTGATTTTACATCTGTAACAGATCCATGCTACACTGCCTTTCATGACCAGGAGTGGGGCGTCCCAGTGCATGACGACAGGTATGCCCTAATAAGCCTAATGAAATCATCTAAAGTTAAAATGCTAagaagcaaattaattatgtaaagTTACAACTTTCAGTCCTAAATCCACAGGAAACTATttgagatgcttgttctgtctggTGCACTGGCGGAGATGTCATGGCCTGTAATCCTCAGCAAGAGGGACGCCTTCAGGTACGCTCTCCTTTTTACCTCTTAACAGCTCACCAGACACTCAAAATCTCATCAaacaccatgcatgcatgcactccaCAGGGAAGTGTTCATGGATTTCGATCCTCTACTGGTGTCGAAGCTAAACGAGAAGAAATTCCTGGGGCCATGCAGCCCGGCCAGGTCCCTGCTGTCGGAGCACCGGCTTCGAACCATCGTCGAAAACGCGCACGAGTTACTGAAGGTAAGTTCATCCATCCACCTCCATGTCAGCCAGTCATCCTATCCATACCTGTCCAGATCTTGATCTCGATGGCCTGAACAGCATTGGCAGCCAATTCAATCTGCCCAACAACCGTTTTGTTTACTCTTCTTAGCTTCTTAATCTTAGACTTAATGCCTCCCAGTGTTTCTTTCTGACATCAAGTCTGAACCTCGCTGTTGATAGATCATAGAGGAGTTTGGGTCGCTGGACGAGTACTGCTGGGGCTTCCTCAACTACAAGCCCATGGTCGGCAGGCACCGGTCGCCCCGGGAGGTGCCGCTGCGGACGCCCAAGGCCGAGGCGCTCAGCCAGGACCTGGTGCGGAGGGGCCTCCGCGGCGTCGGCCCGACGGTGGTCTACGCCTTCATGCAGGCCGTCGGCATGGCCAACGACCACCTCGTCACCTGCTACCGCCTCGACGAGTGCGCCGCCGCGGAGGCCTCCGACGGCGGCCACGGCGGCACCATGGTGAAGGAGAAGGAGATGGGCAAGATGTGCGGGATGATGATCGAGTGCGTCAGCCTGGAGAGTTCAATGGCCGCCGCCATGATCAGCATCTCGTAGGCCGTAGCAGCAGCAGCCGGAGATCGTGGCTGCGGCTTGTGTATATGGTTGTTTGGTTTGAGGGTTTGTTTGAGCAATGCGTTTGATTGATTGAGTAGTTGCCGCGGACCGAGCCGTTGAgcttgtgtgcgtgcgtgtgtgaatGAAAAAGATAAAAGATAGGTGTAGCTTTGACAGGGGAAGCCGCGCGCGGGACGAAGGCTTGTTCCACGATTGACGTTAACAATTcgcagggtggtggagccgtcccGGATATTGTAAAGTTGAGAGATTGTTCTCTGATTGATTGATCTATATATACCACACTGAAAACAAAGAGGGTCTGATTCTTGGGCTTTTGTTTGTTTGATCGCTCGGATGTCACCGAAGATGGATGATAAACTAAGTCAGTAAAGTGGACCGTTGCAGCGTCGACGTCGTGCCTTTTGGCGCCTTTACACAAATGGAAGACTGGAGAGCAAGAGCAGGACCACGTTTAGGGCAGGATCACTTGGATGTACTCTCTCGGGTTTTAAATCAAGATATAAAACCGGCGTTTCGTACTACTCTACATGGTTGGTCCCTAGACACAACACTTGATCACCCACTTGAATTAGTTGTGTATTTATTTATGCAGTCTAAAATTAtgtcatcatggaagtatttttcaGTCGAATATATAGCATATGAGTACCAGGTTTCAGTTTGCCTCCGGTCCGTTTCTGCAGCCTAAGACGTTACTGTGGTACTGCCACTGTcaaatttgtgtgtgtgtgtgtgtgtgtgtgtgtgtgtgagaccgGAGGGCCCGGGGCCAGACCCAAGAGTTGCATCACTTCTGTTTCCCTAGAGTAAGAAACAACAAGTAAGAATGTATATGACGTGTTTGGTTGCTTGCAGCCATTTTCACCACCTTACATTTGTGGTTCGATTGAGCTTAGCTTAGGTAATACAACCTCTGAGCCATGTTTCGAGATATGTTTGGTTGCCCACAAAGCAAGAAGGCTATATTAGGGAAGCAACGAAGCCTTAATGTTTAGTTCCCGCGCTTCGGGATTTTGGCCCTAAAGCGGTTCGTTGTGTTTGGTCGCACACATTCAGCTCAACGTTATAATCCAATACCTCAACATGGCGAGCTTATATTAtaagtactcccttcatttttatttagttcgcatattaactttggtcaaagtcaaactttacacattttaaccaagtttataaacaaaaatattaagatatataataacaaatcaacgacattagatttattattgaatgtactttcacatcgtatagatgtattatgataaatgtctatattgttttctataaacttggtcaaacttaatgaagtttgacttcagtcaactctaatatgcagagtaaataaaaatagagggagtatcatCCTTAACGCCGTTGTCCTTTTATGTCAAATACGATCACATGTAACAACAATACAACAATGATGACAGACTGGACAATCGAATATCATGATCTTCAGCCTATTGAACCCGATATGACAAGCACCCTTGCCTCTTCATGACTGTTCTTCTCTTTAAGAACATACCTGAGAACAAACCTGGACTAATCGTCATCTACATACTCCCTAGTCTTAAATCCTCTATAGCAATTGTTCTTGTATCCGTTCACTTGTTCATGGCATGTCTGTATGAACCGTAGGCTCCTGAAACCCTCCTGAGTACACCACATACCACTTCATCTAGCAAGACAGAAGAAAAACAATCTCAACGAGCCTGACAAGGACCACAACGTATGGGACAGAAGCAACATAAGCATGCATGTACTAAGGCATCACAAGTTCATCCTACCTACTATGGTGTCATGATATATACCACCATAAAAAATGGTGGAATCCTACCACCACAAGTTCACCATCACCatgtgaggggttagtatataccacctcaacAAATATACAGGCCATTAAAGTTGCCATGCCCAACTACCAAAAAAtgtacatcatcatcatcatcatcatgcatgcATGTCGCCACCACCAGAGACCCTTGCACTACACGTAGTAGTGTTTGCTTAGCTAGGTCCTAAGCCAAAGCGCAGTGTGCTCCATTGGCATCCCAACAAACCCAAGACCTTGTACCATGTTGTCCATGTGGTGCTTAAGAGCGACCACCATATCCTTCTCACCGAAGCCAATGTTGTGATGATAGAGCTGTAGATGGAATGGTGCACGTCAATAGGCTTGCTCTCCCTAATGCAGATGCTAGCTCCTTGATGGTGTCGGTCATGCTGCTAAAAATGCTTAGCTCCTCGTCCATTAAGGcaccatcttcctcttcctcttaagAGTAGGAGCGTGATCAGTAGCAAGCCATCAAGGATGATGGTCTCTTGGGTGCATGGATACTTAGTGATAGGCAAGCGAGAGGCTCACTAGAGCCCATGGCATGCTTGTCAATAAA comes from Triticum aestivum cultivar Chinese Spring chromosome 5B, IWGSC CS RefSeq v2.1, whole genome shotgun sequence and encodes:
- the LOC123112092 gene encoding uncharacterized protein translates to MSAAGPRVAGAARRPSSPRPPSAGAGGRERPPSAGAGGRERPQSTTRRGDEDPRAAADSKASNSKKRLPTATAAARGALPSMLLRRSELLRRGGKNGNMQSLNVSCASEASDDSFCSRASTGRIGRPAGAAARRRAAAGSSAGPPSARKAASVAPDGAGAAAAVVLGSMIGEPAAAPGPPRCPWVTRNTDPCYTAFHDQEWGVPVHDDRKLFEMLVLSGALAEMSWPVILSKRDAFREVFMDFDPLLVSKLNEKKFLGPCSPARSLLSEHRLRTIVENAHELLKIIEEFGSLDEYCWGFLNYKPMVGRHRSPREVPLRTPKAEALSQDLVRRGLRGVGPTVVYAFMQAVGMANDHLVTCYRLDECAAAEASDGGHGGTMVKEKEMGKMCGMMIECVSLESSMAAAMISIS